One segment of Erigeron canadensis isolate Cc75 chromosome 2, C_canadensis_v1, whole genome shotgun sequence DNA contains the following:
- the LOC122587896 gene encoding RING-H2 finger protein ATL38-like, protein MQVLIFDNDVKWHIFIILVLLSSYNHAIAEEESSSTLVPTTTPVAENNGMNYDPTMAIVLVSLLSAFFMICVITAYFRHYTEQQLRLAASTTHGSETGSMRSVVHGLDPAVLATFASFSYSSVKGIKLGQTVLECAVCLNEFQDHETLRLLPMCSHVFHRECIDTWLAAHVTCPVCRADLVLRPGELSELTESLHCPLEREIDFASTEFLLPVEAKHDIHPTTEMPRSHSTGHLVRPVENTERYTLRLPNEALALFMNMVTSLPTSPHPAFPMESSEKMTFRSISVGSTRRLDYSHYAKSNSRRLEGETSRAASTSESHANNGNDFTRTSNSHRFFRSVRSPFDRFFRRSNRNFDAGERLRDQVASDVEV, encoded by the coding sequence ATGCAAGTCCTCATATTTGATAATGATGTCAAATGGCATATCTTTATTATACTTGTGTTACTCTCATCTTATAATCATGCTATTGCGGAAGAAGAAAGTTCATCAACACTGGTACCAACGACGACGCCAGTTGCTGAAAATAACGGTATGAATTATGACCCGACAATGGCCATTGTTTTGGTGTCGCTTTTAAGCGCATTTTTCATGATTTGCGTGATCACGGCGTATTTTCGCCATTACACAGAACAACAGCTCAGACTTGCAGCAAGTACGACACATGGGAGTGAAACCGGGTCTATGAGATCCGTGGTCCATGGGCTTGACCCGGCTGTGCTTGCCACATTCGCTAGTTTTTCGTATTCAAGTGTCAAGGGAATAAAGTTGGGACAAACGGTACTAGAATGCGCCGTGTGTTTAAATGAGTTCCAAGACCATGAAACTCTACGTTTGCTACCGATGTGTAGCCATGTGTTCCATCGCGAGTGTATTGACACTTGGTTGGCTGCACATGTCACTTGCCCAGTGTGTCGGGCTGATCTTGTACTCCGACCCGGTGAACTTAGTGAGTTAACCGAGTCACTACATTGCCCCCTAGAACGTGAGATAGATTTTGCCTCGACTGAGTTTCTACTCCCAGTCGAGGCAAAACATGATATACATCCTACCACAGAAATGCCACGTTCCCATTCAACGGGCCATTTAGTCAGGCCCGTTGAGAATACTGAAAGGTATACTCTACGGTTACCAAACGAAGCACTAGCCCTTTTTATGAACATGGTCACGAGCCTGCCTACGAGCCCACATCCAGCATTTCCTATGGAAAGTAGCGAAAAGATGACCTTTAGAAGTATTAGCGTTGGTTCTACTCGAAGACTTGATTATTCTCACTATGCAAAGTCTAACTCTCGAAGACTAGAAGGGGAAACGTCGAGGGCCGCCTCTACTAGTGAATCTCACGCCAACAATGGAAATGACTTCACGAGGACTTCAAATTCACATCGGTTTTTTAGATCCGTTAGATCACCTTTTGACCGCTTCTTTCGACGATCAAATAGGAATTTTGATGCCGGCGAACGATTGAGGGATCAAGTAGCATCAGATGTCGAAGTGTAG